TGATATATGTTTGAACCTCCTTTGCTATCATACGCTTCATGATGGACATCAAACACGTGTCATCAATGCCCGCAATCCACTTGTCGTCCTTATCATCATTCAGCGCCACTTCCACGACCTTGTTCTCCGCTTGACCTTCAACTACCATCATCTCTCCGGGAGGCATAAGACTCAATAATGTCTCTGGCCCATTTGAGTCCACTAATACAACCGGGCTATGTCTTTTTGACCCAGTTTCATCTGACTGAATTGACTCATTTGACACATCACCAAATGAACGTTTAGTGCTGGCTGAGTTTGACCCTGCCCGATGCCTAAGTGTAGAATTCCAATGGTTCTTTATAGCATTATCAGTTCGCCCACGAAGAAGCCTAGAGATAGTGGCCCATTTGTTGCCATGAACCTCATGGGCTCGAATTATAACATCATCTTCTTGTGGAGTAAATGGGCCATGTTCCACGTTTGGGCTAAGCTGGTTACACCATCTTAGGCGACAAGACTTGCCAGAACGGCCAGGGATGCCGCAACTAATAGAGGACCAGTTGCGCGCACCGTGCTTTCCCACTAGCGACACAAGGGTGGCGTCCTCTTTTGGGCTCCAAGAACCCTTGATCTTGTTGTTTTGACTACTTTCGTCATCCTTTTCCGCCATATGAGAAACTTATTAAAGATTGTTGTGAACAAAACAATAGATGAAAGTTTGTTTAATAAAACTGAAAATGTAATTGAAACAGTAGAGGGATTTAAGGGGTTAAAAAAGGATGTTAACCGTTTTGAAAAGGAGTGAGTTATTGGCATGAACCGTAAACTGCTCGCCCATGGAATGAACGCCTATAACATAATTTTATAAGTTAGTTAGTTTTGCCATCCATATATATTTAGCAACTGAATTACTACGAGAACTGTTGTTTCAACATTCTATATATGCATGAATGCATCTATATTTGTTCCATTAAGAAAACTCGATATCAAGTTCAAAATATCATAAACAACAATTGTAGTTTGCATATAATAGTTCTAGCTGGTAAGTTTACAACAATTATAGTTAGCGTAGAATATTTCTAACTAGTAAGTTTATTAGTCCGCGTGTTGCAGGGCTTCAACTATCGTGTTTATTTTTGTATTCATTATACTACTCAGTGCCGGCTTGATAATAATGTTGGATAAGGCACGGGCCTAAGGCCCGTCAACTACTAAGAGACCTCCAAAACTTCGAACAGTTGCGCTATGTCTATATGGATGTTTTTTTAGAAAGGTAATAAATTAATACTCCTAAGTTAATCTAAAAATTAGCTGCCTTTGATATTTGTGAGCATTTACCTCACTCTTTTGAAAGTCAAAGTTCCATTACTCACCTAGAGTAATTCAAAATGTGGCTATCGGTTTATCATAATTGTAACATTCAATTTTATATCTCCTGTTTCTCTAATGTTTTAGCTCCCTAATCTCTCAACTcttcaaagtttataaaaagtatcGTGATTATACCTTTCTCTTCAAGCAACAACTACTTTCACACTGCTTTTATATATTCGCGATGATGCATGTACCTTTCTTTTTTGCTTTGTTTGTTTACGTTTATGTTTAGCTAGGCCCCCAAAATTGATCTCGCTTAAGGCCCTAAAAGGCTTAAGCCGACACTGATACTACtcataaatcaaaaattaaaatgagatgGCAACCACGATCaaaatttaacataaaattaaaaagaccaAACATGCAGGGTGAACGACATCTAGAAAGGAGGCCGTATACagatttattttattgtattaaaaacaatacaacCATTTTGTGTTTATATGTTTTCGCTATTTTAGATAACTTATATAAAATCTAGAACtggttaagaaaaaaaaattaaataaaaaaccctATGATAAACTTACTAGTTATAAGAAcgcaacaaaataaaaattgttattgtttataacaaaagaaaaatattgttattgttctaTCATATCTCAATTTTACTCCATTGTCTATAATGACAACTCATTTGAATGTTTAACTTTTAAggataaagtttaaaattaataatatacttTTGAAAATGAACACTTCAGTTAATGcagatattaaataaaatagaaagattaatataaataactcttttttattatatttttaaaagaaaaaaattactctaataatcatcatcaagtaTCTCAGAAAAcattataaaagaatatattttaagtttttttaactaatcaacatcaaaatagaaaaataaatctatcttaatttttttataaaataaattacccCTTCAATAAATTTATACCTCAtcttactatattataaaggatTTTAGATCTTTTTTGTcttaaagattttgaaatgttTAAAATGTTCTTAGTATATCAACATTTTTAACAACTAAAATACATAGTctattgaaaataaacttaataaattaatttacaacatttatCCTTCAACTCTTAAAAAGACTACATTATCCCCATTTACGTCAACAACCTAAATCTCTCGTCGCTGTCATCACCAGTCGCCACCACCACACCACCACTGCCTCTACTCGCCACCGCATCGCGTGTATAGATATGgtaactttaatttatatggtaCGAGAAAATTTTGATAAGCTAAACTAGGGACTTACTTGCATCATTGGAATAGTAACCGAATAATTTTCTTTGTTATATGAGGAAATTTTTAGGTCCTTTCGTCGAAATAATTCTCATTTTCAAGTGAAATTTCTCGGTCAATACTTCAACTTATCAAAACGAACAAATTACTTGGTCGGGTGAGAAAATTTCTTGGACCAATTTCTTTCAAAATACTTTCAGGTACGTCAAGAAAAAGGGTAATTTGGCAGAAAAATTCCACTTATATCAATTTTGCCCATTAAGCATACTGCAGGTTTTGGGTTAGATGTGGCAGGAGAATTTTGTAAAagtcaaaacttttaatttaagtcaaattcaaattttgacaaaagaaatttttttcaaaattccaaattcaatttaatggAAGGTAAAAGatgaatgattttttttctaacaGCTTCGTCAATTGTTTCGACAAGATACCTAAGCAATAAACCAACTAGTACAAATTACATGAAAGATGACGGGCTCATTACCTATACATGCCATGAGATAGATCACATGATTTCCTTTTTTTCACAACAACCAAAACCATGCGAAACCAAAAGCttttaaaattcttttaaatttggaCGGTTGATGAACACGTGTATTAGATGAAACAATATTCAAATATATGAATATCCATACGAACATATTAATGTATTTAACCCAAAGACTTGCTAGATCTTGGATTACATTATTTGTGAACATGTTTAAAGATATAACCATACTCAAAAATGCAATTTAATACCTTAGTGTTATGCAGATCTATCCTTATCTAACAACATTACATTCCATTTTCCGGTAAACTTTAAACCAACACACAAGCCACTATCCATTTAAGGCTCCCACTTAAAACAAATGTTTATATTTAGGGTGTTTGTGTGATAATGATTCCATTTCGGTTAGTTGAGTCTTCAGGTGTTACATAAGAGGCGGGGGTACTCGACCCTTGGTAATCCCCAAATATTGGGAGCCTAGAGTGGTTTTCTCTTAATGCCTACTCACCATTGGATGTAACGGGATTCGATTAAAACAACTTATTACCGTCGTCTGAGTTAATTTCCCATTTTTGGATGGCGGAGAAAGTTTCCTTCAACAATCACCTTTGTAAAAACATTGTAGTTGTTTAAACTATTGGGAAAATCTATTATGCAGTTGATTGcaaaattaatagattaagtcaCATACACAGTGATACAGATCAAACGAATGATTGCTATATACAAAAATGTTCCATGATTTTCAGAATAACTACATCAAAAAATTATGTAGTCAACATCATCCAAACCAAGccctaaattattttaaaatatcgaTGTCATCCAAGAACCAAAAGCATAGCCAGATAAAGGTAAATCGTGATCATAGCcaataaaatttgaaatatgataaattaacaTCAAAAAAGCAACTAGGATTGATCAGTGGTTGAAGCTTTTGCTTATGGAGATAGAAattatgggttcgatcctcatgtcAAGCAAGGCTGAAGGTCTTCCTATACATTTGGTAGACCTGAAAGCAGTCTATTTACCTTTGTTAGGGGTAAAGTTGCCTACACCACAACGTCCCCCATATACCGTCAAAGTCGATATTGAGACTAGAACCCGTAGAAGATGTCATTGGGAGTTATTTTATGAATAACCATCAAAGCCAATAACTTAAACTCTAAGTCATACAATTAATAAACGTCACAAACGTCTCTCCCATTACATAAAACCCTAGGGGAAACAATAGACATGaaataataaattcaaaacaCTTGTAATCAACCTAAAAAATTAAACACACAACCAAAAAGAACAACTACTATTGACCACCACAATTTATCATCAACGATTTATTTTTCACACGATCATGaaccatatatattttcttcatCGACGATCATCGGTGTCATAATTCGGGGAGCAAAAGAACCTTTGTCGCTTGCTTTTGATACGACAGTTTGATGATGTTGTCCAAGAAGAAGATGAAACAATTCTACCTAGTATTAATTTAAGAGAGTGTTTCAATGTTGTAATTTCATCACTATTTGTATAATTCGTGACACAAAAGATGAAGTTGCATTTTATCCTGCCACCCAAGCAAGTCATATCAGCTTGGACCATGTTTAATCTTAGGCTATTGAAGGCATGCTTGATCTCTGAAAATAATtcaggacgatcttcacaacaAATGGAAGCCTTGATGAGAGCATCGTTACAAGGACCCGGGGTAGATACAAGATCGATAATTACTTCATCTAATTCGGTTGGGAAGTTAAACACTTTGCTTAGTTCCATAGCTTCCGACTTCAAGTCTTTGACGTGTTGAACAACTTTCCCTAATAGTGTGGCCTTGTCCATCTAGGTACACAAGCATTTACGTTAACCTTAATTACATGTTTCAATATGCTAGCTAATATCATCTATATCTACCGGCTGTAATAAccttctaacaaaaaaaaagatctAGCAACAAAAATGAGAAACTTAGAGCACATCCTAGCTTTTAGTAGCAAGAAGTTTTGTATAATTGTACATTATATTTAGATAATTTTGATGTCTATTGACTTGATCGATTAAAAAACCTCACTTTTGTTTGCAACATTTCTCATTGCATAAACATGTATCCACGATGTAAGTTGAGTAATTTGGAAAATAGTTTTGGTTCAAAATCTAAAGATTGTCTTACATATAGGACTTAATATCGGGATCATTGATGAGAAACAAGAAGGTCATTCATTACTACCTTATCGGAGTTGGAGACAAGTTTCCTTAGAGTAGCAAGATGTGCATTAATCCTGTCTCTACGACGCTTTTCGGCTTCACTATGGTTCTTGGAAGCACTTGCCACTTTGccatcttcttcacattcaccaccaccattatGATCAAAATCACTACTCATCATCACTTGATGAACACTTGGTGTTAGAAAAGCATGATTCCAATTGCCAAATTGATTAATTGAAACACCATAATCTTCTTGTGTCCTAGAAGACCAAACAAGGTCATCCATTATGAATGAAACAATAAGTTACAAGTGAATGGATGATTAATGGTATTGAGATATATGAAGGTGAATGGTGAGGGTTTGTTCTCCAATAGAAAATCATGTTCTTTTTCTTTGGAGGAGTTATCCAAAAGTCACCTCACCACTTTGATTAAATGGTATCATTTCTGAAAGAATTGAATAAGTCTAAGCCGCAAAGCAACTTAAATGATTATTGCATGACAAAAAGAAATTGATCGATTTGGGGAAAACAACAGTCCATGGATCCAAGAAAGATTTTTGTCACTTACTCTACTGTTAATACATATATTCTTTGAGATCATATCTTTTCTAttccttattattttttcatgttAGTAAGATGACGAACCCAAATTTGATTTCAtaaaaaaaggtatataaatTTCTGTCGTGTTGTGgtgttggtaaaaaaaaaaaagtcacctTTTATGTTTTGTGTTGGGAGTATATTACATAAACCGTCTTTATTTTTTACTATCATCTCTCGTTTAATTTTTAATGACAAGTGTTGGAAAACATAcataaaacaaaactaaattgAACTTTCTTCACTTTATTGTAAAGAGAAGATCATGGGTTAAAAGTAAAGTTTTTGAGTTGGAGCATGTTATATGAAGATGGAGTATTGGCACATCAAATTTCACTTTCAATAATTATGATTCTTATAGCACTTACATTGGTCATTGGTGGGCCTTCAATATCAATGTCTATTCTTACTTTACAttcaaaaaatgtttaaatttacTTACTGGTTCAATATAGGATAGAATCCTCAACGGATAGAGATATCATATatagttgaaaacaactttatcAGTAAAGTTGAAGAGCTCTTGAACTTAAGATTAAAATGGTCACGATTCAAAGATGATTTTTTtatcttaaccattgattttgATCCAATTGTCAAAATTTCCAACTTTACTAGTACAACcttagaggatctcaatcctcAACTTATAGTCTTCTTATAACATCATATGGTTTTTAAAACACGAAATTATGAATTCATTTATAGTGATCAAAATCTTAatcaaaaatcatattttttttatggaaaatgattgatgTGCCTAAAATATGGGCCTAAAAGTATGCCTAATGAGGAGGGATTGACACATGGCAAATCTAATGGT
The Erigeron canadensis isolate Cc75 chromosome 2, C_canadensis_v1, whole genome shotgun sequence DNA segment above includes these coding regions:
- the LOC122587963 gene encoding transcription factor MYB1-like — protein: MAEKDDESSQNNKIKGSWSPKEDATLVSLVGKHGARNWSSISCGIPGRSGKSCRLRWCNQLSPNVEHGPFTPQEDDVIIRAHEVHGNKWATISRLLRGRTDNAIKNHWNSTLRHRAGSNSASTKRSFGDVSNESIQSDETGSKRHSPVVLVDSNGPETLLSLMPPGEMMVVEGQAENKVVEVALNDDKDDKWIAGIDDTCLMSIMKRMIAKEVQTYINSLWAKEDFGFTFQPTSQKRK